Sequence from the Paenibacillus tundrae genome:
ATTCAATAAATACCTCATTGGCATTACGACCTGATGCAATAACACCGCCCACATAAATGCCGGGAACACTACTTTCCATCGTTTGGGGATCATACTTGGGTTTATCCATATCTTCGGACATTTCCACCCCAACAGAAGTGAGTAGTTTACGATCGGGACGGAAACCAGTCATGGCTAATACAAAATCATTTTCCAATTCACTGGTTGTTCCATCATGATGCAATAGACGGACTGAATCATCCAAAATTTCATTAACACGTGAATTGAGATGCAAGGTAATCCGTCCTTTTTGAACCATGCTCTCAAATAATGGGCGTACCCAAGATTTAATATGTTCAGACAATCCGCTTCCACGGTATACCATATCAATATGAGCACCTACACGAACGAGTTCCATCGCGGCATCTACGGCAGAGTTGCTTCCTCCGATAATGGCAACACGGGTCTGAGCGTAAGGGTGGGCTTCACGGAAATAATGCGTAACCTTATCTTTGTCTTCTCCCGGAATGCCGAGGTAGTTAGGATGATCGAAATAACCTGTAGCTACAACGATATTACGTCCTTCATGAATAACAGTCTGCCCACGTCGGTTCATCGTATGTACTTCGAACGTTCCATCGTCCTTACATTTGATTGCGTGAGCTTCCTCATAGTTATGAACACGAAGGTTAAAATGTTCAGCGACCTTGCGATAATAGGCAAGCGCCTCATAACGAAACGGCTTGTCGTTAGGCGTGCTGAACGGAACATTTCCGATCTCAAGCAACTCAGCCGTGCTAAAAAATTGCATATGGGTTGGATACAGATAGATGGATTGTACAATGTTGTACTTTTCTACGATTACAGCAGATAATCCCAACCGTTCACATTCGATGGCAGCAGATAGACCACAGGGTCCTCCACCGATAATAATGACATCTTCCATGTTCTTACTCCTCCTTAAATTCAGCAATATAATCCTACCGTAAATAACACTCTAATGCCAGCGTAAGGAGGTATATAGGCTGAA
This genomic interval carries:
- a CDS encoding YpdA family putative bacillithiol disulfide reductase — encoded protein: MEDVIIIGGGPCGLSAAIECERLGLSAVIVEKYNIVQSIYLYPTHMQFFSTAELLEIGNVPFSTPNDKPFRYEALAYYRKVAEHFNLRVHNYEEAHAIKCKDDGTFEVHTMNRRGQTVIHEGRNIVVATGYFDHPNYLGIPGEDKDKVTHYFREAHPYAQTRVAIIGGSNSAVDAAMELVRVGAHIDMVYRGSGLSEHIKSWVRPLFESMVQKGRITLHLNSRVNEILDDSVRLLHHDGTTSELENDFVLAMTGFRPDRKLLTSVGVEMSEDMDKPKYDPQTMESSVPGIYVGGVIASGRNANEVFIESGRWHGKYIAEHIVSKNRKLSEGK